In the Ricinus communis isolate WT05 ecotype wild-type chromosome 3, ASM1957865v1, whole genome shotgun sequence genome, TGAATTTGAGATCATCAGGTCACAGGTTCAAGTCTTGGAAACATCCTCCTTACTGAATGACAGGCAGAACACTCTGCATAATTCATGACAATCTCCACCCCTTACAAGTGGGGAGTCTTGTGCACCTGAGATGCCCCCACTTTACCCCAAGCTGGTGCACTTCATGTATATTGATTCAGACATAGTTAAGTGAGTTAATAATTAGAACAACAAACCTTGGTAGCAAATGAAAGCATTGGATCCACGACCAGCTTAGTGACCGACATAATGAACTCCTCACAAGTTGCTTTTAGGCTTTTCTCCAATTCCTTCGCATGACAAAGATCCACAAAAATGTAAGCAGGATACATAAGCCActcagaaaaaaataaaacagaaaaagctGAGATCAGCAATCAAAAGGTAAACCTTCTTTGCATCCACTTGACTTTCCAGAACTCGAGGAGATAAAGTCCTTGCTAGTGAAGATGACCTTGACCAATCAAATAGAGAAGTCTGACCTCTAAGTATCCTTCTCAAGTGCTCCTGCCAATGgaaattgatataaataacACTTGTACATAACAGAAATGTAATCCTGCTATGCATTAGAGGAGAATCCGGGACATCCAGAGCTTTGATTTCAGGGAGACTAACCAACAAATGAGAGAAGTCCAGTTCCTTGTATGTGACTGAGAATTCTATATCAAATGGAGCAATCTGGAGAATCGGAACTTGCTGTTAGATTTGCATTAATTAGTCCACAACAACCAAGAAAtaaaagaggaagaaggagATAACCTGCTCTCTTAAGATTAAAAGATGTTTGATGAGGAAGAGCTGCCCATCCATTGCCGTTGCTCTCTTTGCAATCAGCTTACTTGCTTTCTGTagcaaatatttataaaaacagTTCAGGAAAAATAACTTCCAATTGCCACCTAAGACACTACCAACAATTATAAGTTTAGCGACTCACTTGGATAGAAAGGGAGCAGAATTCCACAGCTTCCTGATAGAATTAGCaatgcaagaaaaagaaaaggtcaaCTAGCTGACACCGCAAACAAAGAAGAGCAATTTAACCGTTAAcagtttaaaagaaaaacaaatgagCAAATGATTGTTCAAGGCTTCAAGCACCTGGGCTAAACCAGTGAAGACAGATGATTCTAGAGAACGATACAACTTTGAAAGGCATGATACTGTTTTCTCCAGGGGTGGGTACCAAGTTTTAATTAGTTCTGAAGTTTCTTCAACCTGCagaagcaaaaataaaattaaggttAATTAGAATCTCAGATAATATTCAAGATAACATTGTATGGATATCCAATATGTCTGAAGTGTGTATTGGCTTGATCGCACTAAATTGGACATGCATGTAAACCTAAGGACTTGCATATTTTATCACGGGTTTGCATAAATTTACATCTAACATCAGAGAGATACTCATTTGAGCATGTCTTGTTGCAAGAATGTTTCAATTTTTCCAGTGGTTTTAATGAGCAACTGTGGATGGTCGCAGTTGGGCCAAGCATATGTAACAGTAGAAGAAACAAAGATACCAGTAATGCCTATAGCCAGATTAAAGCTGCCATTCTGTATCAGCTTTGTGGACATTTAGCATGCTCATCACATGGACAAATTgaatagaagaaagaaaggcTCTGTGAGACACTTTACAGAAGTAGTTTCTGATTTCATCTCAGCAGATCGCTCCAGCTTTGCGGGGTAATCCAAGTCTTCGTCAGAAGGAATGTAATTAGCTATCTGcaaaagaatcaagaaaaagctgtaaaagaatatataacaaaataaaacctGCCATGCATGAGAAACTGAAGCATCCTTAACACATTGTAATCATGGTACAAGAAAACACACCTCATCACGAATATGGGTTCGAGCACGGAAAGTCAGTCGCTCATGAATATCTGCTAAAATTCTTTCCAATGTAGGACGTAGCCCAGCCAATGACTCACTCCTTCTGCTAAGTTGTTCTCCCAAGACTTCAACTTTAAGTATATCAACAAGTTCACAAAGAAGATCAACATTTGTTTCGTGAATTAGTTTTGGACGAAGTGTATCATACAAGTAAGTAGACCTGAAAAATAGGTGTATATCTTTAACATTGGAGGTGAACTCGGAAATCTCCCATTACAAAACTTGGACAGTAAAGAAATGATGGAGTTGGAAAATAGTAAACtataaacacataaaaaaacCATCCCCAAAATATCTAGAAGAAACTTACAAAGGATCAATCAGTGGAGCCAAACCAGAAATATCTTCTGAGGATGGGAAAAAGTGATCAAACAGTTGGTGCTCAAGTTGACAGACCTGCAAATATAGTTGTGtcaaataaaaatggctaatGGCTCTGAACAAGATATTGAGGATGAAATTAATTTGCTATATGGATCCCAATTAAATTGGGAATCAGGCTTAATGATTGTCAGATGATTTGAGTAAAAGCAAAATGGTTCTCAGGCTTTTCTCAAATGCAACATAACTATTacgaaaataaaaatatatgtatcaACAATGAAGACATGGTcgaattaaaagtataaatgcACTGATACAAGGGATaacaattgaaaagaaagaaaaaaaaaaggcaaaacCTATTCTAACGGCAAAACCTATTCTTAAGCCCCTGAACTTTTCAGTCTTATTTTATTGAGCTCctgaatttttatcttgttttattgagtccttatatttctatttttagttggaatctatatttatttttgctttgatTGAGGGTTCAATAGCCCTTAATAagatcaaaaataaaaatacaaaggcttaataaaataaaaaagaaattgaaaagctcagtaaaataaaactgaaatatTCAAGGGCTTAAACTTGCATTTtgcaggaaaaaaaaaaagagagaactTTAAATTGGACTTGTGCAGGTCCATCATGAGTCAGTTTTAACCTTGATTCATCAAATACTGGGAGGTTACAATCAATTTGGAAAACAGATAAAGTTTGTAGTCAATTTGAAACTAGTTCCAAAAATCCCCTGCTGGAAGCTTTCTCTCAAACATGACTACTAAACTACAAAGTAAAGAGAAATCACTGAATACATCCAACCACCACTAAAAATTGTCAGGATGCAGTTTTACAAATGAAGTTTTAATCAAGAAACTCATGTCTCACCACCatctatatttacaaattagAAACCCAGTGGGAGTAAACTACCTGCATTAGATAAGCACATCCAGATCTAGTTAATGATGGCAAAGCCTCTTTCTTAGCATACTCAGATATTCGTTGCAGTACTATGCCTTTTACCTAGATAGCACAAACAGATGGTAAGTGTTATCATAGCCAGTTAACCAGACAAGTAAAGTAGTCAGTTAACCAATCATGAACATACCAATGAAAGCCGCTGTTCACAATACAATTTGTGGCAATCTGCAAGGATTTGAGCATATTCTTTTCTAGATGATCTGCTTTCAATTTCCTCCGATACAGGCTTTAGCTGCAACATTTATTTGTTAGCTACCTTTACAGTTCCTAGTATATACTAAACGTTTAATATCTTATCATCCTACAGGTTTGATGAATAATGTATatgttagaagttgtatttatcccaCATCACTTGGTTACTGGGTTGTTATAGTGTATATAAGTGGATTGGGCACCCTCTTcctttgagctagcttttggGAATGAGTTCTACCCAAGCCTATTTATCAGTATAGTTCAGCTTTTATCATCTAAAACCAAAAGAAAGCAAAGCTCAGAAATTACCTCAGTTGCAGCTGCCTTGAATCGGACATAGATAACAGATGCTTCAACACCCTCAGATACAGATGTCTTGTTGCCGGCAGTGCTCCTGATTGCTGCCTGCACCTGATgaaataaatgaaaacaaccatgttaaagaaaaaaacttgCACAAACTTTAAGTTCATTAGAATACTTCACCTGAGACGATGCAGCTTTCAGAACAGCAAGCACATGAGAGCGAATCATACCCAGCGCCCGGGACTGTTAAAAGACAAATTTTGATAAACTTTTGAGCTGGAGGCATATCCAACACATATTACAtcttttatttacaaaatggACTCAACATATTGCTAGTATCACTCAATAACCTGGAGTTGTCGAAATTTGAGCAAATAAACACTAGATTCTGCATACTGTGGATTGTTCTCAACATACCTAaggtagaaaaaaaaaagttttaaaaaggaaataaaaataagccAACAATGTCCccataaaaaatgaaaaattacaGAAAGATACCACATGATTAAATTCAAACACAGAAAGCCAAAAAACTGTTTACTTACGAAATGCACTCATCAAGCCGTTTGAGCAGGGGAAGAAAGTTTTCACTTCCAACATTAACTTTTGcagaataaaaatttgtagCAATCTGTAAAGAAATGGACAATCGCATAATTCATTTCCTTCAGAACCGTTGACACAATCAATAGCTGATGAAATTTATAGCATGTGCATAAACCAAAAGAGCAAGCAAACTATATATCAAACAAGA is a window encoding:
- the LOC8259034 gene encoding conserved oligomeric Golgi complex subunit 3 isoform X1 codes for the protein MTTKASTPPPNLHKSVAISRGYNFASTWEQNAPLSEQQQAAIVALSHAVAERPYPINLKQDHISRQENGGLTVSTKDSDFADSQAIDAVLVNTNQFYKWFTDLESAMRSETEEKYQHYVDNLTERIQTCDDILRQVDETLDLFNDLQLQHQAVATKTKTLHDACDRLLVEKQRLIEFAEALRSKLHYFDELENIATNFYSAKVNVGSENFLPLLKRLDECISYVENNPQYAESSVYLLKFRQLQSRALGMIRSHVLAVLKAASSQVQAAIRSTAGNKTSVSEGVEASVIYVRFKAAATELKPVSEEIESRSSRKEYAQILADCHKLYCEQRLSLVKGIVLQRISEYAKKEALPSLTRSGCAYLMQVCQLEHQLFDHFFPSSEDISGLAPLIDPLSTYLYDTLRPKLIHETNVDLLCELVDILKVEVLGEQLSRRSESLAGLRPTLERILADIHERLTFRARTHIRDEIANYIPSDEDLDYPAKLERSAEMKSETTSVEETSELIKTWYPPLEKTVSCLSKLYRSLESSVFTGLAQEAVEFCSLSIQKASKLIAKRATAMDGQLFLIKHLLILREQIAPFDIEFSVTYKELDFSHLLEHLRRILRGQTSLFDWSRSSSLARTLSPRVLESQVDAKKELEKSLKATCEEFIMSVTKLVVDPMLSFATKVTAVKVALSSGSQSEKVDSIMGKPLKDQAFATPDKVAELVEKVNTASQQELPIVMAKMKLYLQNPSTRTILFKPIKTNIVEAHIQVQKLVKAEYSTEEQSIINMVSIQELQEQLDNLL
- the LOC8259034 gene encoding conserved oligomeric Golgi complex subunit 3 isoform X2, whose amino-acid sequence is MTTKASTPPPNLHKSVAISRGYNFASTWEQNAPLSEQQQAAIVALSHAVAERPYPINLKQDHISRQENGGLTVSTKDSDFADSQAIDAVLVNTNQFYKWFTDLESAMRSETEEKYQHYVDNLTERIQTCDDILRQVDETLDLFNDLQLQHQAVATKTKTLHDACDRLLVEKQRLIEFAEALRSKLHYFDELENIATNFYSAKVNVGSENFLPLLKRLDECISYVENNPQYAESSVYLLKFRQLQSRALGMIRSHVLAVLKAASSQVQAAIRSTAGNKTSVSEGVEASVIYVRFKAAATELKPVSEEIESRSSRKEYAQILADCHKLYCEQRLSLVKGIVLQRISEYAKKEALPSLTRSGCAYLMQVCQLEHQLFDHFFPSSEDISGLAPLIDPLSTYLYDTLRPKLIHETNVDLLCELVDILKVEVLGEQLSRRSESLAGLRPTLERILADIHERLTFRARTHIRDEIANYIPSDEDLDYPAKLERSAEMKSETTSVEETSELIKTWYPPLEKTVSCLSKLYRSLESSVFTGLAQEAVEFCSLSIQKASKLIAKRATAMDGQLFLIKHLLILREQIAPFDIEFSVTYKELDFSHLLEHLRRILRGQTSLFDWSRSSSLARTLSPRVLESQVDAKKELEKSLKATCEEFIMSVTKLVVDPMLSFATKVNTASQQELPIVMAKMKLYLQNPSTRTILFKPIKTNIVEAHIQVQKLVKAEYSTEEQSIINMVSIQELQEQLDNLL